The DNA segment aagaagcagcaggaatAACAGCCATTATTCttgtttcttcttcttgttCTTCATTCTCCTTGCCCCATTACAGGggcattttattaataaaatatcaaatcAGCTAAAAACACAATTCTCAAACATTCTTCCTAAACCAATCTAAGCATAATTCTAATGTACAAAAGTAGTATGAAAGTAATACGAAAGTAGTCAATTATTACCTAAATTTTTACGCATATAATTTTATCTATTTACGCATATAGCTTTATCTGTTTACGTGAATAATTCTATCTATTTTATCTAGAAATGCAAGCAATGTTCTGCTATGTTTTCATTATGTCTGGAGTTAAGTTACTGAACTTTAAACTAGGTTTTAGAGCCTTACTAGCTAACACAGTCTCTCTTTACTTACTTAAAACTATAACTTACACTTCCACTTACTTAAAACTTAAACTTACCCTTCTACTTCATATCTAGGTGGCTTAATATATTTCAGCTTCTCTAAAGGGTCTAATTCAAACCCTGCATTTCGTTCTCTCTCTGAAGGACTCTGAGAGATTTCTGTCTCATGCACTGCAACAGCAGGGGTGTTTCAGCAATTCCAGATCCTCAGACCTGTGTGCAGTTATCAGATATGTTAGGACAGCATGGGCTGGCAGTCACTTGGGATAAGTCTGGGCTCGCtgtgtggctggaggcagcacccAGGTGCTGGGGTGCCCTCCTGCAGATGCCCACTTCTCACTCCTCAGTTTTTTGCAGAATGTGTGTTCCCTATCAATGCTAGGCTTGTTTACACATTTGTCCAGGTTCTGTGCTCCTTTGCAGCTATTCACTGagatcctttttatttttctgcctgggcagctccagcccataTCCCAGATAGTGAATGTTGGCAGGAGCATTTTTATAACCTGATGGAAGCTAAAAAATGGACAGTGCTCTGGATAgctgctgagcagtgcccagaccttggcctaGAGAACTCCAGTTCTGTCACTCTCCCCTTGCCATTCCCATGCCAGTCCTGTCCCCATGCCAGTCCTATCCCTGGCATCACAGTGTGTTTGGTTGTGGGCAGCCTGGTGGAACTGGGTGTGTGTGAATGTGGACAGGCTGTGGGAAAAGGAGCGGTTTATCATTTTTTGCTATTGGATACTGATACCAGAGTACCAATTTTAACTACAGCTGTAAGGCTGCCGGGAGTACAGAACCAGCATCTCTTAAAGCAATCGTTGGGGTTTTATTTCTATAGGAAATGTTCATAGCAGTATCTCGGGTTGCAGCACTCCCAATATGCTGGTTTTCTAGTGAATCTTCCTCCTAGAAGTTgagaaaacagattaaaaatggaaaagcagCAATTGGAGGGAACATTGTGTGTTGGATTTTACAAACAagatgcttttaatttttttttttttctgttgatacCGGGTTGTTTTGCTACACAGCTTGGCTGTGGAGCCAggcctctctgtgctgcagacagacTGTGCCAGGGACTCCGCATGGCTTGGTTGCTTTGTGAGTCCAGTGGCTTGCTctgtggcagctgcagagctgcctgcatgGCCTTCCTAATGCTCAATACTCATaagtcagatttttaaaaataccccagggcagcctcagGCAGGGATGCCAGGACTAACAGCCCCACTTAATTTCCTCTACATAACTGTGCATAAGTTGTTCAGGCACCTGCTGAAACTAGAAATGTTTCTTTCcttaaaacaaaacaccagCAAATGTGGTTAATTACCACATCCCAAACTGGCACAGTTGAATCTTCATGGAATTATTCCTGTCCCAGGTCTGAGTCTTTAATAGGTATACCTCTGGCTATTTATATTGTTTTGTTATATTACAAAAGCAGTTATCAGCCCAAATCTGTTTTCCCTTGTTAGCAAAAAACCACTGTGGTAGGAAATTATTGGGATGAGGGTTTTTTGTGCTTTCTTTATCTGGACTTAACTGATCAGCAAATGTAGCTGCATGagagctggctcccacagctccagccacctATGGCAAGGTGGGGGCTGTACCAAATAAATTTCTGTGCACAGAGTCAGTATAATAGACATGTATATCTGTGGATATGAATGTATTCACTATACATAGAAACCTCATGTAATCATAGACTGGTTGGGGTTGGAAGAAGCCCTAAATGTGAACTAGTTCCAGCCCACCTGCCATTGGCAGGAAACCtcccaccagaccaggctgctcaaagccctgtctaacctggccttgaacacttctagggatagggcagccacagcttctctgggctaCCTGGTCCAATGcctctccaccctcacagcaaagCACTtcctcctaatatctaatctgacCTACTCTATTGGAATCCATTCCCCTTTTCTCCTCACTCCATTCTCTTGTGAAAAAGTCccctccatctttcttgtaggctcctcTCCTGCAATGCATACTGACCTGAAGGAATTGCTTTTGAACATCTTTTTGGATGTGTAATTGGGAGTAGAAAAAGCCATAGTTAGAATTTTTTTGATGCTTGGAAAAGTAGTGTTATAGAAGCAACTGCTGTGGATATATGTGAAATACAAAAACAATTAAAGCTGAGAAATTGAGCATTGGAATAAAAATAGCTGGATCCAGGACCTAAACAAACCTGAAATGCAGATGCCACAAAGCTAACTAGAGACTGGTTTTGGGAAAAACAGTACATGGAATAACTACAACCAGTAGCTTTCCCCTAGGGAACAGTCACCAAGCTGGGAGTCAAATACCTTTATTGTACTATTGCCTCTCCTGACTTTGCACAGGTTTTATGCTAAAGTCCTTCCTCCTAAACCCCTTCTGAAGCAGAGGTCTTGGGAGGGTGCAGTACTATGGGTGCCTATGTTCCCAATGGCATCCTGTGAGCTACAGCAGCATTGCTGCTCTCTTTGATCTGGCATCATGGGCAGCTGAAGGTGTGCCTTGCATGTCTTAAGATATTGGCTTCACAAACATGTTGGGACAGAGGATGTGGCTGAACATGTCTCTCTGTTAAGCTCTGAACGTTTTTATTCTGTTGataaaacccaaacagaaaACTCAATTCATAGATTAGGAACTAACTGCTTTAAAATTAGCCCTATTAAGATCTCACCGAGGACCCACAGTCCCCACACTCTGGAGCCCAGTGCCAGACAGTGTTTATCTGTGTGTGCAACACACACTGGGCAACAAAACAAGCTTTGTAACAAAATAgtttattaaaaacaataaaacttcaCTGAAGCTTGCTGTCTTCAAGATAGAATTATGACATTGCAGCATTCAACATGATCATAATCCACATATAAATATAGTACTGCACAGCTCCTGTTCACCTTGGCCAAGTTCTGCCCTCAGtctggccccagcagccctgctgacacAACCCAGCCCTGCATACTTTAGCTGCAGAACCTGTTCCTCTGGGAACAGAGTTATTCTGTCCTTTCCTCCCCTCACAGTGCTGTTACTGTGAAGAGGTTGCACAGAAACCCAGCACAGCTCTTGGCAGCTCGAGGCAGTAACAGAACCGGTGTGAGCACACTGAGCCACCGACAACAGCAACGCTCGGGGATgtttaggaaaaataaataggcAACCAATTACTCAAGTTCCCAACAGTGCCCAAGTGCAGAGAGCAGCTTCTGTTCACAAGAAGGAAGGTCTGTCCGGACCTGCCACATCGCTCCTTGGCCGTGACAGAAgggctcctgcacagccacctctcgctgcagcactggcagagaagggcagtgcCGGCAGCTGGCTGGCACGCTTCTGCCATCTCCCCTGAACACCCTCCAACAGCAGCACTCTGGGCCATCAGCTCTGCAAGAAAGTCAGTATTTGTCCTTGCACTGTGACATACAGACTGAGTGCTCAGTTGGCAGTGCCTTTTGGGTCAGGATGCAGCTCATGAGCTGTGGCCTGGCTTCCTCGCCAGCCCAGAGGTtgcttctctctcctctccaTCGCTCatgtgccctgggctgctctgctgatAGGTGTCTTCTTGCACAGTTCCTGGTAGAATTCAGATTCCAAAAACCGCGGGTAGGAGTTATTCTCCATTAAGCTGTAAACTCTCTTCTGTGCCACACTGAAGCAGGTATGGGTGGCTTCCTGGATGCTCTGTGCAATCATGTTCTTGGTCTGGAAGTCTATGTTTAtctgaaatacagaaagagGGACATTACTCCTTAGAGCAGAATTCAAGTAGATGTTAATACACAGTATGACTTCTGAAGAGGTGAAAAAGGCAAGACCCCATTACTGCAGAGTCAAATTACTGGAgaattttctttaagaaaattcttcttttgcacaaaaccaaaactaattCAGATACGGCTTTTCTCAGTTAAAATGGAAATTCTTTGCAACACTGCTTGTGCCATTTTCCAGCTTGGTGAAAAGGCACTTGTATCCAGACCCAGATATTAACAATGAGGTTATGTACAATGCAGTTTGACATCTGTATCTTGAGTTCAAAGAAATAACGGCTGTGAGAACTCATAGAGCAGAGCATTTATATATAAGCAACTTTTCTTTACCTCTTTGGGAGCCTCCTTTTCAATGAAGTCATTGtagattttctttgctttcaatGTCAgcttttggggtgattttgttttcttgaagTCCTCACAGGCCAACCAGAACTCAATGTTCTCTTCACAAAACTCAGACTTTAAAAAAGCTCGGAAAGCAGCAAGACCatctaaggaaagaaaaaaataccatcAATTAACTATTTCAGGAACCTTGATTTTACCTATTGGTCATATGAGCTTCTACCAGAATGTTTCATTGTAGGtctatttttttcagtaatatAATGGCAATAAAAAAATTCCATAATTTATGTTTGCAAGCAAGTTAATGCTTTAGCAGCTTGGGAGATTTCCCTTTGATTTTGCCATTTCTTAGGCAAACacaaaaactaaaaccatatCTATGGTTATGTTTCTTTCTGTAATGCCTGagaatgcattaaaaaaaccacttcTCTCTAGATAAGCTCTCCTCTGTTAACCTTTACACTGCAGTAAATGACTGCTACAATACTTTGGAATATTCTTTCAATGGAAAGGATGACTCAAGCTCAAAGAGCAAACAGTAATATTATTTCTCAGTCTTTTTGTTTTGCTAGTGAATGCTGCTTCTTGCAGAGCTACAGTAAAACCCCAAGATCACTGAACTTGCATTGCAGGATCCTTCCCACATTACTGGAAGGCATTTGCTTTGCTTATGCAGTGAGCTCAGGGAATAAATGCCCTTCTCCCATTTGGTAAAGTCAAGCTAAAAGGTATGATTTTAGCTACGGGGATTTCGAGAAAGAAACACAATTTACTGAGGCATTCTTTGCTTTATTATTAGTttacttgttttaaaaaaaaaatgtttctatgTATTTTGGCTTTAAACTGTCAAAAGCATTG comes from the Passer domesticus isolate bPasDom1 chromosome 7, bPasDom1.hap1, whole genome shotgun sequence genome and includes:
- the RGS2 gene encoding regulator of G-protein signaling 2 produces the protein MERGRRRSEPEEVDKGRMKRTIIKDWKTRLSYFLQNSSSSNKRKSKKAGKHRNYFRPSPEEAQLWSEAFDELLASKYGLAAFRAFLKSEFCEENIEFWLACEDFKKTKSPQKLTLKAKKIYNDFIEKEAPKEINIDFQTKNMIAQSIQEATHTCFSVAQKRVYSLMENNSYPRFLESEFYQELCKKTPISRAAQGT